In a single window of the Rhodamnia argentea isolate NSW1041297 chromosome 2, ASM2092103v1, whole genome shotgun sequence genome:
- the LOC115738541 gene encoding AT-rich interactive domain-containing protein 5 isoform X2, whose translation MDVAEKPAEISPDESVANLVDASIEQQESSLVTEDKEDKKHSTNGQVDVLETDNDKTLTLPSDIPMKESQEMPEKADDEVAAANGAKEIIGSLDENQENKNEGITSDQNRNQSEISKKLHHEEVVTPKAEEVVTPKAEEVATAKAEAESTRNSNNWLIDPKVFQMGIADASGTVEEQAAFMKELERFHKDRALEFKPPKFYGEPLNCLKLWRAVIKLGGYDVVTGSKLWRIVGESFHPPKTCTTISWTFRIFYEKALLEYERHKTQTGALQLPVAPILQPTSIEKEANQAAGSNRARRNAASRAMKGWQSHRYLEHGEDKNFASTAKRERNLKSIGLPRDKSATNVEHGERAVHHEADKQIMTSVVDVGPPADWVKISVREAKDCFEVYALVPGLLREEVRVQSDPAGRLVITGQPEQLENPWGITPFKKVVSLPSRIDPLQTSAVVSLHGRLFVRVPFEQGSALT comes from the exons atggacGTCGCTGAGAAGCCAGCAGAGATTTCGCCAGATGAGTCTGTTGCCAACCTTGTTGATGCCAGCATAGAGCAACAAGAGTCATCCCTTGTGACAGAGGATAAAGAGGATAAAAAACATAGCACGAATGGGCAAGTGGATGTTCTGGAGACGGACAATGACAAGACTCTTACATTACCAAGTGATATCCCGATGAAAGAAAGTCAGGAAATGCCTGAGAAGGCTGATGATGAAGTTGCTGCTGCTAATGGTGCTAAGGAAATCATCGGGTCTCTAGATGAAAACCAGGAAAATAAGAACGAGGGCATAACAAGTGACCAAAACCGGAATCAgtcagaaatttccaaaaaacttCACCATGAGGAAGTAGTGACTCCAAAAGCTGAGGAAGTAGTGACTCCAAAAGCTGAGGAAGTAGCAACTGCAAAAGCTGAGGCTGAGAGCACGAGAAATTCTAACAATTGGTTGATTGATCCCAAGGTATTTCAG ATGGGAATTGCGGATGCATCCGGGACTGTGGAGGAGCAAGCGGCATTTATGAAGGAACTGGAAAGGTTTCACAAGGACAGGGCCTTGGAATTTAAACCACCTAAGTTTTATGGAGAGCCACTGAATTGTCTGAA GTTATGGAGAGCTGTCATTAAACTTGGTGGCTATGACGTG GTGACTGGATCCAAGTTGTGGCGTATAGTAGGAGAGTCTTTCCATCCCCCAAA GACCTGCACAACAATCTCTTGGACATTTCGAATTTTCTATGAGAAG GCTCTTTTGGAATATGAAAGGCATAAAACACAGACTGGTGCACTCCAATTACCTGTTGCCCCCATCCTGCAACCTACAAGCATTGAAAAGGAG GCAAACCAAGCTGCAGGGTCAAACCGGGCACGTAGAAATGCTGCATCGCGTGCTATGAAGGGTTGGCAATCTCACCGCTATCTTGAACATGGCGAG GACAAAAATTTTGCCTCTACAGCAAAGCGTGAAAGGAATCTCAAAAGCATAG GTTTACCTAGAGATAAGTCAGCAACTAATGTGGAGCATGGGGAGAGAGCTGTTCATCACGAGGCAGATAAGCA GATTATGACGAGTGTCGTTGATGTTGGACCTCCTGCGGATTGGGTGAAGATCAGTGTTCGGGAAGCT AAAGATTGCTTCGAAGTATATGCTCTGGTCCCGGGCCTTTTGCGTGAAGAA GTGCGAGTTCAGTCAGATCCAGCTGGACGTCTAGTTATAACAGGTCAACCAGAACAGCTCGAGAATCCTTGGGGCATCACACCCTTTAAGAAG GTTGTGAGCTTACCGTCAAGAATCGATCCACTGCAGACATCAGCCGTCGTTAGCCTTCATGGCAGACTCTTTGTACGCGTACCCTTCGAACAAGGATCAGCTTTAACTTGA
- the LOC115738541 gene encoding AT-rich interactive domain-containing protein 5 isoform X1 produces the protein MDVAEKPAEISPDESVANLVDASIEQQESSLVTEDKEDKKHSTNGQVDVLETDNDKTLTLPSDIPMKESQEMPEKADDEVAAANGAKEIIGSLDENQENKNEGITSDQNRNQSEISKKLHHEEVVTPKAEEVVTPKAEEVATAKAEAESTRNSNNWLIDPKVFQMGIADASGTVEEQAAFMKELERFHKDRALEFKPPKFYGEPLNCLKLWRAVIKLGGYDVVTGSKLWRIVGESFHPPKTCTTISWTFRIFYEKALLEYERHKTQTGALQLPVAPILQPTSIEKEAQANQAAGSNRARRNAASRAMKGWQSHRYLEHGEDKNFASTAKRERNLKSIGLPRDKSATNVEHGERAVHHEADKQIMTSVVDVGPPADWVKISVREAKDCFEVYALVPGLLREEVRVQSDPAGRLVITGQPEQLENPWGITPFKKVVSLPSRIDPLQTSAVVSLHGRLFVRVPFEQGSALT, from the exons atggacGTCGCTGAGAAGCCAGCAGAGATTTCGCCAGATGAGTCTGTTGCCAACCTTGTTGATGCCAGCATAGAGCAACAAGAGTCATCCCTTGTGACAGAGGATAAAGAGGATAAAAAACATAGCACGAATGGGCAAGTGGATGTTCTGGAGACGGACAATGACAAGACTCTTACATTACCAAGTGATATCCCGATGAAAGAAAGTCAGGAAATGCCTGAGAAGGCTGATGATGAAGTTGCTGCTGCTAATGGTGCTAAGGAAATCATCGGGTCTCTAGATGAAAACCAGGAAAATAAGAACGAGGGCATAACAAGTGACCAAAACCGGAATCAgtcagaaatttccaaaaaacttCACCATGAGGAAGTAGTGACTCCAAAAGCTGAGGAAGTAGTGACTCCAAAAGCTGAGGAAGTAGCAACTGCAAAAGCTGAGGCTGAGAGCACGAGAAATTCTAACAATTGGTTGATTGATCCCAAGGTATTTCAG ATGGGAATTGCGGATGCATCCGGGACTGTGGAGGAGCAAGCGGCATTTATGAAGGAACTGGAAAGGTTTCACAAGGACAGGGCCTTGGAATTTAAACCACCTAAGTTTTATGGAGAGCCACTGAATTGTCTGAA GTTATGGAGAGCTGTCATTAAACTTGGTGGCTATGACGTG GTGACTGGATCCAAGTTGTGGCGTATAGTAGGAGAGTCTTTCCATCCCCCAAA GACCTGCACAACAATCTCTTGGACATTTCGAATTTTCTATGAGAAG GCTCTTTTGGAATATGAAAGGCATAAAACACAGACTGGTGCACTCCAATTACCTGTTGCCCCCATCCTGCAACCTACAAGCATTGAAAAGGAG GCACAGGCAAACCAAGCTGCAGGGTCAAACCGGGCACGTAGAAATGCTGCATCGCGTGCTATGAAGGGTTGGCAATCTCACCGCTATCTTGAACATGGCGAG GACAAAAATTTTGCCTCTACAGCAAAGCGTGAAAGGAATCTCAAAAGCATAG GTTTACCTAGAGATAAGTCAGCAACTAATGTGGAGCATGGGGAGAGAGCTGTTCATCACGAGGCAGATAAGCA GATTATGACGAGTGTCGTTGATGTTGGACCTCCTGCGGATTGGGTGAAGATCAGTGTTCGGGAAGCT AAAGATTGCTTCGAAGTATATGCTCTGGTCCCGGGCCTTTTGCGTGAAGAA GTGCGAGTTCAGTCAGATCCAGCTGGACGTCTAGTTATAACAGGTCAACCAGAACAGCTCGAGAATCCTTGGGGCATCACACCCTTTAAGAAG GTTGTGAGCTTACCGTCAAGAATCGATCCACTGCAGACATCAGCCGTCGTTAGCCTTCATGGCAGACTCTTTGTACGCGTACCCTTCGAACAAGGATCAGCTTTAACTTGA
- the LOC115738541 gene encoding AT-rich interactive domain-containing protein 6 isoform X3 produces MDVAEKPAEISPDESVANLVDASIEQQESSLVTEDKEDKKHSTNGQVDVLETDNDKTLTLPSDIPMKESQEMPEKADDEVAAANGAKEIIGSLDENQENKNEGITSDQNRNQSEISKKLHHEEVVTPKAEEVVTPKAEEVATAKAEAESTRNSNNWLIDPKMGIADASGTVEEQAAFMKELERFHKDRALEFKPPKFYGEPLNCLKLWRAVIKLGGYDVVTGSKLWRIVGESFHPPKTCTTISWTFRIFYEKALLEYERHKTQTGALQLPVAPILQPTSIEKEAQANQAAGSNRARRNAASRAMKGWQSHRYLEHGEDKNFASTAKRERNLKSIGLPRDKSATNVEHGERAVHHEADKQIMTSVVDVGPPADWVKISVREAKDCFEVYALVPGLLREEVRVQSDPAGRLVITGQPEQLENPWGITPFKKVVSLPSRIDPLQTSAVVSLHGRLFVRVPFEQGSALT; encoded by the exons atggacGTCGCTGAGAAGCCAGCAGAGATTTCGCCAGATGAGTCTGTTGCCAACCTTGTTGATGCCAGCATAGAGCAACAAGAGTCATCCCTTGTGACAGAGGATAAAGAGGATAAAAAACATAGCACGAATGGGCAAGTGGATGTTCTGGAGACGGACAATGACAAGACTCTTACATTACCAAGTGATATCCCGATGAAAGAAAGTCAGGAAATGCCTGAGAAGGCTGATGATGAAGTTGCTGCTGCTAATGGTGCTAAGGAAATCATCGGGTCTCTAGATGAAAACCAGGAAAATAAGAACGAGGGCATAACAAGTGACCAAAACCGGAATCAgtcagaaatttccaaaaaacttCACCATGAGGAAGTAGTGACTCCAAAAGCTGAGGAAGTAGTGACTCCAAAAGCTGAGGAAGTAGCAACTGCAAAAGCTGAGGCTGAGAGCACGAGAAATTCTAACAATTGGTTGATTGATCCCAAG ATGGGAATTGCGGATGCATCCGGGACTGTGGAGGAGCAAGCGGCATTTATGAAGGAACTGGAAAGGTTTCACAAGGACAGGGCCTTGGAATTTAAACCACCTAAGTTTTATGGAGAGCCACTGAATTGTCTGAA GTTATGGAGAGCTGTCATTAAACTTGGTGGCTATGACGTG GTGACTGGATCCAAGTTGTGGCGTATAGTAGGAGAGTCTTTCCATCCCCCAAA GACCTGCACAACAATCTCTTGGACATTTCGAATTTTCTATGAGAAG GCTCTTTTGGAATATGAAAGGCATAAAACACAGACTGGTGCACTCCAATTACCTGTTGCCCCCATCCTGCAACCTACAAGCATTGAAAAGGAG GCACAGGCAAACCAAGCTGCAGGGTCAAACCGGGCACGTAGAAATGCTGCATCGCGTGCTATGAAGGGTTGGCAATCTCACCGCTATCTTGAACATGGCGAG GACAAAAATTTTGCCTCTACAGCAAAGCGTGAAAGGAATCTCAAAAGCATAG GTTTACCTAGAGATAAGTCAGCAACTAATGTGGAGCATGGGGAGAGAGCTGTTCATCACGAGGCAGATAAGCA GATTATGACGAGTGTCGTTGATGTTGGACCTCCTGCGGATTGGGTGAAGATCAGTGTTCGGGAAGCT AAAGATTGCTTCGAAGTATATGCTCTGGTCCCGGGCCTTTTGCGTGAAGAA GTGCGAGTTCAGTCAGATCCAGCTGGACGTCTAGTTATAACAGGTCAACCAGAACAGCTCGAGAATCCTTGGGGCATCACACCCTTTAAGAAG GTTGTGAGCTTACCGTCAAGAATCGATCCACTGCAGACATCAGCCGTCGTTAGCCTTCATGGCAGACTCTTTGTACGCGTACCCTTCGAACAAGGATCAGCTTTAACTTGA
- the LOC115738541 gene encoding AT-rich interactive domain-containing protein 6 isoform X4, whose product MDVAEKPAEISPDESVANLVDASIEQQESSLVTEDKEDKKHSTNGQVDVLETDNDKTLTLPSDIPMKESQEMPEKADDEVAAANGAKEIIGSLDENQENKNEGITSDQNRNQSEISKKLHHEEVVTPKAEEVVTPKAEEVATAKAEAESTRNSNNWLIDPKMGIADASGTVEEQAAFMKELERFHKDRALEFKPPKFYGEPLNCLKLWRAVIKLGGYDVVTGSKLWRIVGESFHPPKTCTTISWTFRIFYEKALLEYERHKTQTGALQLPVAPILQPTSIEKEANQAAGSNRARRNAASRAMKGWQSHRYLEHGEDKNFASTAKRERNLKSIGLPRDKSATNVEHGERAVHHEADKQIMTSVVDVGPPADWVKISVREAKDCFEVYALVPGLLREEVRVQSDPAGRLVITGQPEQLENPWGITPFKKVVSLPSRIDPLQTSAVVSLHGRLFVRVPFEQGSALT is encoded by the exons atggacGTCGCTGAGAAGCCAGCAGAGATTTCGCCAGATGAGTCTGTTGCCAACCTTGTTGATGCCAGCATAGAGCAACAAGAGTCATCCCTTGTGACAGAGGATAAAGAGGATAAAAAACATAGCACGAATGGGCAAGTGGATGTTCTGGAGACGGACAATGACAAGACTCTTACATTACCAAGTGATATCCCGATGAAAGAAAGTCAGGAAATGCCTGAGAAGGCTGATGATGAAGTTGCTGCTGCTAATGGTGCTAAGGAAATCATCGGGTCTCTAGATGAAAACCAGGAAAATAAGAACGAGGGCATAACAAGTGACCAAAACCGGAATCAgtcagaaatttccaaaaaacttCACCATGAGGAAGTAGTGACTCCAAAAGCTGAGGAAGTAGTGACTCCAAAAGCTGAGGAAGTAGCAACTGCAAAAGCTGAGGCTGAGAGCACGAGAAATTCTAACAATTGGTTGATTGATCCCAAG ATGGGAATTGCGGATGCATCCGGGACTGTGGAGGAGCAAGCGGCATTTATGAAGGAACTGGAAAGGTTTCACAAGGACAGGGCCTTGGAATTTAAACCACCTAAGTTTTATGGAGAGCCACTGAATTGTCTGAA GTTATGGAGAGCTGTCATTAAACTTGGTGGCTATGACGTG GTGACTGGATCCAAGTTGTGGCGTATAGTAGGAGAGTCTTTCCATCCCCCAAA GACCTGCACAACAATCTCTTGGACATTTCGAATTTTCTATGAGAAG GCTCTTTTGGAATATGAAAGGCATAAAACACAGACTGGTGCACTCCAATTACCTGTTGCCCCCATCCTGCAACCTACAAGCATTGAAAAGGAG GCAAACCAAGCTGCAGGGTCAAACCGGGCACGTAGAAATGCTGCATCGCGTGCTATGAAGGGTTGGCAATCTCACCGCTATCTTGAACATGGCGAG GACAAAAATTTTGCCTCTACAGCAAAGCGTGAAAGGAATCTCAAAAGCATAG GTTTACCTAGAGATAAGTCAGCAACTAATGTGGAGCATGGGGAGAGAGCTGTTCATCACGAGGCAGATAAGCA GATTATGACGAGTGTCGTTGATGTTGGACCTCCTGCGGATTGGGTGAAGATCAGTGTTCGGGAAGCT AAAGATTGCTTCGAAGTATATGCTCTGGTCCCGGGCCTTTTGCGTGAAGAA GTGCGAGTTCAGTCAGATCCAGCTGGACGTCTAGTTATAACAGGTCAACCAGAACAGCTCGAGAATCCTTGGGGCATCACACCCTTTAAGAAG GTTGTGAGCTTACCGTCAAGAATCGATCCACTGCAGACATCAGCCGTCGTTAGCCTTCATGGCAGACTCTTTGTACGCGTACCCTTCGAACAAGGATCAGCTTTAACTTGA
- the LOC115738766 gene encoding cyclin-dependent kinase B2-1 has translation MEKPATALSAMDAFEKLEKVGEGTYGKVYRAREKATGKIVALKKTRLHEDEEGVPPTTLREISILRMLSRDPHIVRLMDVKQSQNKEGKTVLYLVFEYMDTDLKKYIRSFRGSGETIPVHIVKSLMYQLCKGVAFCHGHGVLHRDLKPHNLLMDKKTTALKIADLGLARAFTVPIKKYTHEILTLWYRAPEVLLGATHYSTAVDMWSVGCIFAELVTNQALFPGDSELQQLLHIFRLLGTPNEKVWPGVSSLLNWHEYPQWKPQSLTTVVPNLDKDGLDLLSHMLHYEPSRRISAKAAMEHPYFNDVNKTCL, from the exons atggagaaACCGGCGACAGCGCTGTCGGCCATGGACGCGTTCGAGAAGCTGGAGAAGGTAGGGGAAGGGACTTACGGGAAGGTGTACAGGGCCCGAGAGAAGGCGACTGGCAAGATCGTCGCCCTCAAGAAGACCCGCCTCCACGAGGACGAGGAGGGCGTCCCCCCCACCACCCTCCGCGAGATCTCCATCCTCCGCATGCTCTCCCGCGACCCTCACATCGTCAG ATTGATGGATGTCAAGCAAAGTCAGAACAAAGAAGGCAAGACGGTACTTTACCTGGTGTTTGAGTACATGGACACTGATTTGAAGAAGTACATCCGCAGTTTCCGCGGTTCTGGAGAGACCATCCCTGTCCACATCGTTAAG AGTCTGATGTACCAACTCTGCAAGGGTGTGGCTTTCTGCCATGGGCATGGGGTGTTGCACAG GGACCTTAAGCCTCACAATCTCCTCATGGACAAAAAGACGACGGCTCTTAAAATCGCGGATCTAGGACTTGCCAGAGCATTCACTGtcccaataaaaaaatacactCATGAG ATATTGACTCTTTGGTATAGAGCTCCTGAAGTTCTTTTGGGGGCTACTCACTATTCAACCGCAGTTGATATGTGGTCTGTCGGCTGTATATTTG CTGAGTTGGTCACCAATCAAGCACTCTTCCCTGGAGATTCTGAACTGCAACAGCTCCTACACATTTTCAG ACTGTTGGGTACTCCAAATGAAAAGGTGTGGCCAGGGGTTAGCAGTTTGTTGAACTGGCATGAGTATCCACAGTGGAAACCTCAAAGCTTGACCACCGTGGTTCCTAATCTGGACAAGGATGGGTTGGATCTGCTTTCT CATATGCTGCATTATGAGCCCTCAAGGAGGATTTCTGCGAAGGCGGCCATGGAACATCCTTACTTCAATGACGTCAACAAGACTTGCCTATGA